The following are from one region of the Marinitoga sp. 38H-ov genome:
- the flgC gene encoding flagellar basal body rod protein FlgC produces MNINSFRIMDIAASGMTAERFRSEVISNNLANANTTRTENGEPYKRKVVTFKEVLNNTVSSKNEQLSGVRVSSIEEDNSPFKLVYDPSHPDANEEGYVKYPNVNVLREMVDLISAQRAYEANVAVINSAKTMFNSALSIGRGA; encoded by the coding sequence ATGAATATTAATTCTTTTAGAATAATGGATATTGCAGCAAGCGGAATGACCGCAGAAAGATTTAGATCTGAGGTTATATCTAATAATTTAGCTAATGCAAATACCACAAGAACAGAAAATGGAGAACCATATAAAAGAAAAGTTGTTACATTTAAAGAAGTTTTAAATAATACAGTTTCTTCAAAAAATGAACAATTATCAGGGGTTAGAGTCTCAAGTATAGAAGAAGATAACAGTCCTTTTAAATTAGTGTATGATCCAAGTCACCCTGATGCAAATGAAGAAGGATATGTAAAATATCCAAATGTTAATGTATTGAGAGAAATGGTCGATTTAATTAGTGCTCAAAGAGCATATGAAGCTAATGTAGCTGTTATAAATTCAGCAAAAACAATGTTTAATTCTGCCTTATCTATTGGCCGTGGAGCTTAG
- a CDS encoding cupin domain-containing protein, translating to MNAFLDNDPEVKVIHNPTEDLLNNLNIKKWPIWEKESSTFDWYYDETEVCYILEGEVIVHTKNSEYLIKKGDLVKFKKGLSCKWEILKDIKKHYNFNIEI from the coding sequence ATAAACGCTTTTTTAGATAATGATCCAGAAGTTAAAGTAATTCATAATCCTACCGAAGATTTATTAAATAATTTAAATATTAAAAAATGGCCTATTTGGGAAAAGGAATCTTCTACTTTTGATTGGTATTATGATGAAACTGAGGTTTGCTATATTTTAGAGGGTGAAGTAATTGTTCATACAAAAAATAGCGAATATCTAATTAAAAAAGGAGATCTAGTAAAATTCAAAAAAGGTTTGTCTTGTAAATGGGAAATTCTAAAAGATATTAAAAAACACTATAATTTTAATATTGAAATATAA
- the flgB gene encoding flagellar basal body rod protein FlgB: MFLKDLSMNIIPKALNAIEARQKIYSHNIANYNTPGYKRKDVSFEKELQKALGESNEIKLKTINEKHLNNIPSINEVNYDIIIDDSRSTREDGNNVDIDIEMVKMMENTLQYNALTRLINYRLSDYKTVIGGIK, encoded by the coding sequence TTGTTTTTGAAAGATCTTTCTATGAATATTATACCAAAAGCATTAAATGCTATTGAAGCTAGACAAAAAATATATTCTCATAATATAGCTAATTATAACACACCAGGTTATAAAAGGAAAGATGTTTCTTTTGAAAAGGAATTACAAAAAGCATTAGGAGAATCTAATGAAATTAAACTTAAAACAATTAACGAAAAGCATTTAAATAATATACCTTCTATAAATGAAGTAAATTATGATATAATTATTGATGATTCAAGATCAACTAGGGAAGATGGAAATAACGTTGATATAGATATTGAAATGGTTAAAATGATGGAAAATACTCTTCAATATAACGCTTTAACAAGACTCATTAATTATAGATTATCAGATTATAAAACTGTTATAGGAGGAATTAAATAA
- the fliE gene encoding flagellar hook-basal body complex protein FliE encodes MIEKIPGVSGINGINDIARTQKNNQTSSKNLNFADILRNALDDVNKTQKISEQMSADYAAGKIDNIHNVIISAEKASLSLKLTTEVTNKIVSAYKEIMNMQI; translated from the coding sequence ATGATAGAGAAAATACCAGGAGTATCAGGAATAAATGGAATTAATGATATAGCAAGGACGCAAAAAAATAACCAAACATCATCTAAAAACCTTAATTTCGCAGACATTCTAAGAAATGCTTTGGATGATGTTAATAAAACACAAAAGATTTCCGAACAAATGAGCGCTGATTACGCAGCTGGAAAAATTGATAACATTCATAATGTTATTATTTCTGCTGAAAAAGCGTCGCTATCTTTAAAATTAACTACAGAAGTAACAAATAAGATTGTATCAGCTTATAAAGAAATTATGAATATGCAAATCTAA
- a CDS encoding polysaccharide pyruvyl transferase family protein has product MKKIFIIGYYGYNNIGDEILFESILDIFEELNFVGDIYIISDKVNQKEKYSFNIINIEKFDFPKIVNKIKESDIVIYGGGNLFQTETSLRSFLYYELLFNIAKKYEKNILFISQGFGHFKHNYAIRKMKKILKYNKLYGILRDKTSYLFAKRFTNNFQLGTDIGVLKYRNKKFEKNTNQGQIVFVIKSRKNWDNLVYILKQAGVSKIVPVVLNKAQDSIYAYEFYENYKNQIDISFPIYDEENIIDEYLKSEYVISDRLHGGILAMYLKIPVIMYRNQKNYRVFNAIDDKYNLFYRDEEDLIYKIANLSSYSFEVIFENYKNKLNDTYIKTLNLIKTFL; this is encoded by the coding sequence ATGAAAAAAATTTTTATTATAGGATATTATGGATATAATAATATAGGTGATGAAATCCTTTTTGAATCTATATTAGATATATTTGAAGAATTAAATTTTGTGGGTGATATTTATATAATTTCAGATAAAGTTAATCAAAAAGAAAAATATAGTTTTAATATAATTAACATAGAGAAATTTGATTTTCCTAAAATAGTAAATAAAATAAAAGAAAGCGATATTGTAATCTATGGTGGAGGTAATCTTTTTCAAACGGAAACATCATTAAGAAGTTTTCTATATTATGAATTATTATTTAATATAGCCAAGAAATATGAAAAAAATATATTATTTATTTCCCAAGGATTTGGGCATTTTAAGCATAATTATGCCATAAGAAAAATGAAAAAGATTTTAAAATATAACAAATTATATGGAATTTTAAGAGATAAAACTAGTTACTTATTTGCTAAAAGATTTACGAATAATTTTCAATTAGGTACAGATATAGGTGTTTTAAAGTATAGGAATAAAAAATTTGAAAAAAATACAAATCAAGGACAAATAGTTTTTGTGATTAAATCAAGGAAAAACTGGGATAATTTAGTTTACATATTAAAGCAAGCCGGAGTTTCTAAAATAGTTCCTGTTGTTTTAAATAAAGCGCAAGATTCAATATATGCATATGAATTTTATGAAAATTATAAAAATCAAATAGATATATCTTTTCCTATATATGACGAAGAAAATATAATTGATGAATATTTAAAATCGGAATATGTAATATCGGATAGATTACATGGAGGTATATTAGCTATGTATTTAAAAATTCCTGTGATAATGTACAGAAATCAAAAGAACTATCGCGTGTTTAATGCTATAGACGATAAATATAACTTATTTTATAGAGATGAAGAAGATCTTATATATAAAATAGCCAATTTATCAAGTTATTCTTTTGAAGTTATATTTGAAAATTATAAAAATAAGCTTAATGATACATATATTAAAACATTAAATTTAATTAAAACCTTCTTATAA